Proteins from a single region of Streptomyces griseiscabiei:
- a CDS encoding HD domain-containing protein has product MPPTPLSLPEVETLARTAHATQTDKAGRPYTEHLQAVAAGVRARGGDEDQIAAAWLHDAIEDNALTDAWLTEAPLTPRTKAVVRALTKRPGEPPETYAARILATPGALLVKQSDLAHNADPTRLAVLDAPTRTRLTHKYAHMRNLLGLPDEPTAEEAPNNQN; this is encoded by the coding sequence ATGCCCCCGACCCCCCTCTCCCTCCCCGAGGTGGAGACCCTCGCGAGAACCGCCCACGCCACCCAGACGGACAAGGCCGGCCGCCCCTACACCGAACACCTCCAGGCCGTGGCGGCCGGCGTCCGGGCAAGGGGCGGCGACGAGGACCAGATCGCCGCGGCCTGGCTCCACGACGCCATCGAGGACAACGCCCTCACCGACGCATGGCTGACAGAGGCCCCCCTCACCCCCCGCACGAAGGCCGTGGTCCGAGCCCTCACCAAACGCCCAGGCGAACCCCCGGAGACCTACGCCGCCCGCATCCTCGCCACCCCCGGCGCCCTCCTGGTCAAACAGTCCGACCTCGCCCACAACGCCGACCCCACCCGTCTCGCCGTCCTGGACGCCCCCACCCGCACCCGCCTCACCCACAAGTACGCCCACATGCGAAACCTCCTCGGCCTGCCGGACGAACCGACGGCCGAGGAGGCCCCGAACAACCAGAACTGA
- a CDS encoding amino acid permease: MTSQPTLPSQADSQGSSSPPSPGLHAGLKNRHLSMIAIGGVIGAGLFVGSSSGIATAGPGILLSYALVGTMVVLVMRMLGEMSAANPTSGSFSAHADRALGRWAGFSIGWLYWFFWVVVLAVEATAGAVILEGWIPAVPQWGWALIVMVVLTATNLVSVGSYGEFEFWFAGIKVVAIAAFIVVGGLAVFGVLPGASTEKAGLANLTDHGGFLPNGAGAILIGVLLVVFSFMGSEIATLAAGETENPQKAVTKSTNSIIWRIGVFYLGSIFVVVTLLPWNDPSIKEKGSYVAALDSLGIAHAGQIMNFIVLTSVLSCLNSGLYTASRMAFSLGTRGDAPRAFGRTNGRGVPMAAILSSVVFGFVAVIFNYFFPEGVFLFLVNSSGAVALFVWLVICFSQLRMRRIIERETPEKLVVKMWLYPYLTWATIGLILFVLGYMLTDTEHGNREILLLSLLVAGVVVGIALVKERIGGGGKSPAAAEVSDESDRVTGA, translated from the coding sequence ATGACCTCGCAGCCGACACTGCCGTCCCAGGCAGACTCGCAAGGCTCCTCCTCTCCCCCTTCCCCCGGTCTGCACGCCGGTCTCAAGAACCGTCATCTGTCGATGATCGCGATCGGCGGTGTGATCGGGGCCGGTCTGTTCGTCGGGTCGAGCTCCGGCATCGCCACCGCCGGCCCCGGCATCCTCCTGTCGTACGCGCTCGTCGGCACGATGGTGGTGCTGGTGATGCGGATGCTCGGTGAGATGTCCGCGGCCAACCCGACCTCGGGGTCGTTCTCGGCCCACGCCGACCGCGCGCTCGGGCGCTGGGCCGGGTTCTCGATCGGCTGGCTGTACTGGTTCTTCTGGGTCGTCGTGCTCGCGGTCGAGGCGACCGCGGGCGCGGTGATCCTGGAGGGCTGGATCCCGGCCGTACCGCAGTGGGGCTGGGCCCTGATCGTGATGGTCGTGCTGACCGCCACGAACCTGGTGTCGGTCGGCTCCTACGGTGAGTTCGAGTTCTGGTTCGCCGGGATCAAGGTCGTCGCGATCGCCGCGTTCATCGTGGTGGGCGGGCTGGCCGTGTTCGGGGTGCTGCCGGGGGCGAGCACCGAGAAGGCCGGGCTGGCGAATCTGACGGACCACGGCGGGTTCCTGCCCAACGGGGCCGGCGCGATCCTCATCGGTGTGCTGCTGGTCGTCTTCTCCTTCATGGGCAGCGAGATCGCCACGCTGGCCGCCGGCGAGACGGAGAACCCGCAGAAGGCCGTCACCAAGTCCACCAACAGCATCATCTGGCGGATCGGCGTCTTCTACCTCGGCTCGATCTTCGTCGTGGTCACGCTGCTGCCGTGGAACGACCCGTCGATCAAGGAGAAGGGCTCCTACGTCGCCGCCCTGGACTCCCTCGGGATCGCGCACGCCGGGCAGATCATGAACTTCATCGTGCTGACGTCGGTGCTGTCCTGCCTCAACTCCGGTCTGTACACCGCGTCCCGGATGGCGTTCTCGCTGGGCACGCGCGGGGACGCGCCGCGCGCGTTCGGCCGGACGAACGGGCGGGGTGTGCCGATGGCCGCGATCCTCTCCTCGGTCGTCTTCGGCTTCGTCGCCGTCATCTTCAACTACTTCTTCCCCGAGGGTGTCTTCCTCTTCCTGGTCAACTCCTCCGGTGCGGTCGCCCTGTTCGTGTGGCTCGTCATCTGCTTCTCGCAGCTGCGCATGCGGCGGATCATCGAGCGGGAGACGCCGGAGAAGCTCGTCGTGAAGATGTGGCTGTACCCGTATCTGACGTGGGCCACCATCGGGCTGATCCTCTTCGTCCTCGGCTACATGCTCACCGACACCGAGCACGGCAACCGCGAGATCCTGCTGCTGTCGCTGCTGGTCGCGGGGGTCGTCGTCGGTATCGCGCTGGTGAAGGAGCGGATCGGCGGCGGCGGGAAGAGCCCCGCCGCGGCCGAGGTGTCCGACGAGTCGGACCGGGTCACAGGGGCGTGA
- a CDS encoding GNAT family N-acetyltransferase: MTTELRALRKEDWTDWYDNLLRAFGGALEPAEERELWQALTPYDRSIGAWDGDRCVGSAGAFDFRLTVPGGSVVPAAGVTMVGVAATHRRRGVLTSMMRRQLDDIRSWGESVAVLTASEPEIYGRFGYGLATQRLAADIDTTRVRLSVPPGTDDVRLRYADPAEVLDVCEAVYARRVPERPGMLERRPGWERLGLLDTEQQRNGASPLQCVVAERPGESGAGGDGSEVVGYVRFRVKSDWGPAGAEGVVQVAALEGLDPAVRAALWRFLFDVDLTRRVVASRLPVDDPVLHLVSDTRRCGLQLKDDLYLRLVDVGAALRARTYQAPLDVVFEVEDAFCPWNEGRWRLTGDAKGATCERTADAADLSLSVRELGSAYLGGVSLSSLAGAGRVRELREGALAEASLGFQSGVAPLLPHGF, translated from the coding sequence ATGACCACTGAGCTGCGGGCGCTGCGCAAGGAAGACTGGACCGACTGGTACGACAACCTCCTCCGCGCCTTCGGCGGAGCCCTGGAACCGGCCGAGGAACGGGAGTTGTGGCAGGCACTGACGCCGTACGACCGCTCGATCGGGGCGTGGGACGGTGATCGGTGCGTGGGGTCGGCCGGGGCGTTCGACTTCCGGCTGACGGTGCCCGGGGGTTCCGTCGTCCCCGCGGCCGGCGTCACCATGGTCGGGGTCGCGGCCACGCACCGGCGGCGCGGGGTGCTGACGTCCATGATGCGGCGGCAGTTGGACGACATCCGGTCCTGGGGCGAGTCGGTGGCCGTGCTGACCGCGTCCGAGCCGGAGATCTACGGCCGGTTCGGGTACGGCCTGGCCACCCAGCGGCTGGCCGCCGACATCGACACCACCCGGGTACGGCTGTCCGTACCGCCCGGCACCGATGACGTACGGCTGCGGTACGCGGACCCCGCCGAGGTGCTCGACGTGTGCGAGGCGGTGTACGCGCGCCGGGTGCCGGAGCGGCCGGGGATGCTGGAGCGGCGGCCCGGCTGGGAGCGGTTGGGTCTGCTCGACACGGAGCAGCAGCGGAACGGGGCGTCGCCCCTGCAGTGCGTGGTGGCCGAGCGGCCCGGCGAGTCCGGTGCGGGCGGGGACGGGTCCGAGGTGGTCGGGTATGTGCGGTTCCGGGTCAAATCGGACTGGGGGCCGGCCGGGGCGGAGGGGGTCGTCCAGGTGGCCGCGCTGGAGGGGCTGGATCCCGCCGTACGGGCCGCGTTGTGGCGGTTCCTCTTCGACGTCGATCTGACGCGCCGCGTCGTCGCTTCCCGGCTGCCGGTCGACGATCCGGTGCTGCATCTGGTGTCGGACACGCGGCGGTGCGGGCTGCAGCTGAAGGACGACCTGTATCTGCGGCTCGTGGACGTCGGGGCCGCGCTCCGGGCGCGGACGTATCAGGCGCCGCTGGACGTGGTGTTCGAGGTCGAGGACGCCTTCTGCCCCTGGAACGAGGGGCGTTGGCGGCTCACCGGCGACGCCAAGGGCGCGACCTGCGAGCGGACCGCCGACGCCGCCGATCTCTCCCTCTCCGTACGGGAGTTGGGGTCGGCCTATCTGGGCGGGGTGAGTCTGTCCTCGCTGGCGGGGGCCGGGCGGGTGCGGGAGTTGCGGGAAGGGGCGCTCGCGGAGGCGTCCCTGGGGTTCCAGTCCGGCGTCGCGCCCTTGCTGCCGCACGGGTTCTAG
- the tig gene encoding trigger factor, with product MKSAVETLNPTRVRLSIEVPFEELKDSLDAAYKKINQQVTVKGFRKGKIPARVIDQRFGRGAVLEEAVNDALPKFYTDAVNEAELNVLGQPEVDITELKDGETLNFTAEVDVRPTIEIPDYSGIEVEVDAVEVTEEDIEKAVEQLRERFASTSPVERAAEDGDVVTLDLEAKVDGEILEDGVAEGVSYTIGSGELLDGIDDAVKGLEAGGEATFTSELKGGSAAGKEAEVTVKVSQVAARELPSLDDEFAQLASEFDTIEELRADSRKRLENMKQYDQATQAQERVLEKLLELVEVPVPEKLLEDEINTRKHNLEHHQLGQMGLDLEKYLEIQGKTVEEFDTETKEAAVKGIKTQFVLDELVSKEKLNVNQEELTEHLMRRAASSGMSPDQFAQAVVQNNQVQLLVGEVARGKALALVVESSTVKDTNGEIVDLDDDEEETTEASAEATEETPAAAEAEEKAPEA from the coding sequence GTGAAGAGCGCCGTGGAGACCCTGAACCCGACCCGGGTTCGGCTCAGCATCGAGGTGCCCTTCGAGGAGCTCAAGGACAGCCTCGACGCGGCGTACAAGAAGATCAACCAGCAGGTCACGGTGAAGGGCTTCCGCAAGGGCAAGATCCCGGCCCGCGTCATCGACCAGCGGTTCGGCCGCGGTGCGGTTCTGGAGGAGGCGGTCAACGACGCGCTTCCGAAGTTCTACACCGACGCGGTCAACGAGGCCGAGCTCAACGTCCTGGGCCAGCCCGAGGTCGACATCACGGAGCTGAAGGACGGCGAGACGCTGAACTTCACCGCCGAGGTCGACGTCCGCCCGACCATCGAGATCCCGGACTACTCCGGCATCGAGGTCGAGGTCGACGCCGTCGAGGTCACCGAAGAGGACATCGAGAAGGCGGTCGAGCAGCTGCGCGAGCGCTTCGCCTCCACCTCCCCGGTCGAGCGGGCCGCCGAGGACGGCGACGTCGTGACGCTCGACCTGGAGGCCAAGGTCGACGGCGAGATCCTGGAGGACGGCGTCGCCGAGGGCGTCTCCTACACCATCGGCTCCGGCGAGCTGCTGGACGGCATCGACGACGCCGTGAAGGGCCTGGAGGCCGGTGGCGAGGCCACCTTCACCTCCGAGCTGAAGGGCGGCTCGGCGGCCGGCAAGGAGGCCGAGGTGACCGTCAAGGTCTCCCAGGTCGCCGCCCGTGAACTCCCGTCCCTGGACGACGAGTTCGCCCAGCTCGCCTCGGAGTTCGACACCATCGAGGAGCTGCGGGCGGACAGCCGCAAGCGCCTGGAGAACATGAAGCAGTACGACCAGGCCACGCAGGCCCAGGAGCGCGTCCTGGAGAAGCTGCTGGAGCTCGTCGAGGTGCCCGTCCCCGAGAAGCTCCTCGAGGACGAGATCAACACCCGCAAGCACAACCTGGAGCACCACCAGCTCGGCCAGATGGGCCTTGACCTGGAGAAGTACCTGGAGATCCAGGGCAAGACGGTCGAGGAGTTCGACACCGAGACCAAGGAAGCGGCCGTCAAGGGCATCAAGACCCAGTTCGTCCTCGACGAGCTGGTCTCCAAGGAGAAGCTGAACGTCAACCAGGAGGAGCTCACCGAGCACCTCATGCGCCGCGCGGCCTCCTCCGGCATGTCCCCGGACCAGTTCGCCCAGGCCGTCGTCCAGAACAACCAGGTGCAGCTGCTCGTCGGCGAGGTCGCCCGCGGCAAGGCCCTGGCCCTGGTCGTCGAGTCCTCCACGGTGAAGGACACCAACGGCGAGATCGTCGACCTGGACGACGACGAGGAGGAGACCACGGAGGCCTCCGCCGAGGCCACCGAGGAGACCCCGGCCGCCGCCGAGGCCGAGGAGAAGGCCCCCGAGGCCTGA
- a CDS encoding serine/threonine-protein kinase, producing MGRVWRATDDMLDRQVAVKEMRIDGLDPEDSLTRRERTLREARATARIDHPNVVRVYDVVDAGERLWIVMELVDGRSLERLLAEDGPLDVRDTARIGLELVDALGQVHAQGVLHRDIKPANVLIRRTGGHRAVLTDFGIAAIQNAEALTMAGMLVGSPDYMAPERVSGRPQGPPSDLWSLGATLCAALGGRSPFSRATTLATLHAVLYEEPELPAAAGALHDILAALLKKHPESRPALPDLAEALRALAAGGPRSTPPDEVTPPDAPTPLEPPSEPGPAPAPTPAAGPVRPTPTVRDQPDPEPQAKPGRQQPPAPERRQQPPPPEQRHTSSARPDRATTHLSPAPRTPAPAPAPAPGPGPDPGPPGELPGPPAPAGRRRSARRAGLVATAAVAVTAAVAAVVVPAMNGSPGDKDGGNGRDGRGGKDDRAVSAPPSASPTPTVAGTSRPPELPPGARTEAGVFAWVPPDGFSREVHAGAEVHYTSPDGRQEIVGKASLARGDLLEQWRKKEESTAQGPGYSRIRLEETEFRGRPAVVWEYTVTAQELPWHVRSLGFDTGGKSYQLTTWYHPGIEDRALPVYEKVEKTFTPL from the coding sequence ATGGGCCGGGTCTGGCGGGCCACCGACGACATGCTCGACCGGCAGGTCGCGGTCAAGGAGATGCGGATCGACGGCCTCGACCCGGAGGACAGCCTCACCCGGCGCGAGCGGACTCTGCGGGAGGCCAGGGCCACGGCCCGTATCGACCACCCCAACGTGGTCCGCGTCTACGACGTGGTCGACGCGGGCGAACGGCTCTGGATCGTCATGGAACTGGTCGACGGCCGCTCCCTGGAACGCCTGCTGGCGGAGGACGGCCCCCTCGACGTACGCGACACGGCCCGTATCGGCCTCGAACTCGTCGACGCGCTGGGCCAGGTGCACGCGCAGGGCGTCCTGCACCGCGACATCAAACCGGCCAACGTCCTCATCAGGCGCACGGGCGGCCACCGGGCCGTGCTCACCGACTTCGGCATCGCCGCCATCCAGAACGCCGAGGCCCTCACCATGGCCGGCATGCTCGTCGGCTCCCCCGACTACATGGCCCCCGAGCGGGTCTCCGGCCGCCCCCAGGGCCCGCCCTCCGACCTGTGGTCCCTCGGCGCCACGCTCTGCGCCGCCCTCGGCGGTCGTTCCCCGTTCTCCCGCGCGACCACCCTCGCCACCCTCCACGCGGTCCTCTACGAGGAGCCCGAACTGCCCGCCGCGGCGGGCGCCCTCCACGACATCCTCGCCGCCCTCCTGAAGAAGCACCCCGAGTCCCGCCCGGCCCTCCCCGACCTCGCCGAGGCACTGCGCGCCCTCGCCGCGGGCGGCCCACGATCGACCCCACCGGACGAGGTCACCCCACCGGACGCCCCGACCCCGCTGGAGCCACCATCGGAGCCCGGCCCGGCTCCCGCGCCCACCCCCGCAGCAGGGCCCGTACGACCGACCCCGACGGTGCGCGACCAGCCGGACCCCGAACCGCAGGCGAAGCCCGGGCGGCAACAGCCCCCGGCCCCCGAGCGGCGACAGCAGCCCCCGCCTCCCGAGCAGCGGCACACCTCGTCCGCGCGCCCCGACCGAGCCACCACCCACCTGAGCCCCGCACCACGGACCCCTGCTCCCGCTCCGGCCCCCGCCCCCGGTCCCGGTCCCGACCCCGGGCCGCCGGGTGAACTCCCGGGCCCGCCCGCGCCGGCCGGCCGTAGGAGGTCCGCCCGCCGTGCCGGCCTCGTCGCGACCGCCGCCGTGGCGGTGACCGCCGCCGTCGCCGCCGTGGTCGTACCGGCGATGAACGGCTCACCCGGCGACAAGGACGGCGGGAACGGCAGGGACGGCAGGGGCGGCAAGGACGACCGGGCGGTCTCCGCGCCCCCCTCCGCCTCCCCGACCCCCACCGTCGCCGGCACCTCCCGACCGCCCGAACTGCCGCCCGGCGCCCGCACGGAGGCCGGGGTGTTCGCCTGGGTCCCGCCGGACGGCTTCTCGCGCGAGGTGCACGCCGGCGCCGAGGTGCACTACACCTCGCCCGACGGGCGGCAGGAGATCGTCGGCAAGGCCTCCCTCGCGCGCGGCGACCTGCTGGAGCAGTGGCGGAAGAAGGAGGAGAGCACCGCGCAGGGGCCGGGGTACAGCCGCATCCGCCTGGAGGAGACGGAGTTCCGGGGCAGGCCGGCCGTGGTGTGGGAGTACACCGTCACGGCCCAGGAACTGCCCTGGCACGTCCGCTCCCTGGGCTTCGACACCGGCGGCAAGTCCTATCAGCTCACCACCTGGTACCACCCCGGCATCGAGGACCGGGCCCTGCCGGTCTACGAGAAGGTCGAGAAGACCTTCACGCCCCTGTGA
- a CDS encoding PP2C family protein-serine/threonine phosphatase, whose translation MAAGRERRAAADTFTARMKKLVHRARTGVRKSAVDYFRGDGSDWIALVGLLLMIPLIACLTLIDEVWFSPAVLVLPIVAGGLLLRPASLLGLYAAAASALIIESVQLGPYTEGPARVTPGIVLVVAACGFFGLLIAQFRSRVGVPWRRGGTMLFDLRERIRVQSKLPQLPAGWHREMALRPAGGQSFSGDFVVAARTNGGRTLEVVLTDVSGKGMDAGSRALLLSGAFGGLLGSLPPHAFLPAANGYLLRQDWDEGFATSIHLVLDLDSGDYELFSAGHPPGLQLSAGTGRWEEKAAEGPLLGVYDGAQFDPVKGSLRPGDVLMLFTDGLVETSDRDIVEGIDRLTGEADRYVAGGFHGAAWHLIEAVAKDVNDDRALLLICREGPTATR comes from the coding sequence ATGGCAGCAGGACGAGAGCGGCGCGCGGCGGCCGATACGTTCACGGCCCGGATGAAGAAGCTGGTTCACCGGGCCCGCACCGGCGTGCGCAAATCCGCCGTCGACTACTTCCGCGGGGACGGCTCCGACTGGATCGCCCTCGTCGGACTGCTGCTGATGATCCCGCTGATCGCCTGCCTCACCCTGATCGACGAGGTCTGGTTCTCACCCGCCGTCCTCGTCCTGCCCATCGTCGCGGGCGGACTGCTGCTCCGCCCCGCGAGCCTCCTCGGCCTGTACGCCGCCGCCGCGAGCGCGCTGATCATCGAGTCCGTGCAACTCGGCCCCTACACCGAGGGCCCGGCCAGAGTCACCCCCGGCATAGTGCTCGTGGTCGCCGCCTGCGGCTTCTTCGGCCTGCTCATCGCCCAGTTCCGCAGCCGGGTCGGCGTCCCCTGGCGGCGCGGCGGCACCATGCTCTTCGACCTGCGCGAACGCATCAGGGTCCAGAGCAAGTTGCCGCAGCTGCCGGCCGGCTGGCACCGCGAGATGGCCCTGCGCCCGGCGGGCGGCCAGTCCTTCTCGGGCGACTTCGTCGTGGCCGCCCGTACGAACGGCGGTCGCACCCTCGAAGTCGTCCTCACCGACGTCTCCGGCAAGGGCATGGACGCCGGCTCCCGGGCACTGCTCCTCTCCGGCGCCTTCGGCGGCCTGCTGGGCTCGCTCCCGCCCCACGCCTTCCTCCCGGCCGCCAACGGCTATCTCCTGCGCCAGGACTGGGACGAGGGCTTCGCGACCTCCATCCACCTCGTCCTCGACCTCGACTCCGGCGACTACGAACTCTTCTCCGCCGGCCACCCGCCGGGCCTCCAGCTCAGCGCCGGCACCGGCCGCTGGGAGGAGAAGGCCGCCGAGGGCCCCCTCCTCGGGGTCTACGACGGCGCCCAGTTCGACCCCGTCAAGGGCTCCCTGCGCCCCGGCGACGTCCTGATGCTGTTCACCGACGGCCTCGTCGAGACCTCCGACCGCGACATCGTCGAAGGCATCGACCGCCTCACCGGCGAGGCCGACCGCTACGTCGCCGGCGGCTTCCACGGCGCCGCCTGGCACCTCATCGAAGCCGTGGCCAAAGACGTCAACGACGACCGAGCCCTCCTCCTCATCTGCCGAGAAGGCCCCACAGCCACAAGGTGA
- a CDS encoding acyltransferase family protein, protein MFTAASSPTCAASAPLPPAQSAPSPADGVPSPRSLKSSSPDPTPSGASPEARPAKQRDAFFDNAKYLAIVLVAMGHAWEPLTDHSRAAEALYMFVYTFHMPAFIIISGYFSRSFDMRPDRLRRLITGIAVPYVLFEIAYSFFKRWGDDDPSHPISLLDPWYLTWFLIALFVWRLTTPLWKVVRWPIPVALAIAALASVSPDIGDDLDLQRVLQFLPFFVVGLFMKPAHFQFMRRREVRILSVPVAAGALALAYWLGPDMNSAWFYHRDSAQELGAPWWAGIVMTFALFGCSMVLTTCFFAWVPRRKMWFTVLGAGTLYGYLLHGFLAKGSRFWDWYDANAWVYQPVGALFVTFLAAAVITLLCTPPVQRMFRFAMEPRMEWAFKRDAAELARERGKVGAKA, encoded by the coding sequence ATGTTCACCGCTGCCTCGTCCCCCACTTGCGCAGCGAGTGCGCCGCTCCCGCCGGCACAGTCAGCACCGTCGCCGGCCGACGGAGTACCGAGTCCGCGCTCGCTGAAGTCCTCGTCCCCCGACCCGACGCCAAGTGGCGCCTCCCCGGAGGCCAGACCGGCCAAACAACGTGACGCGTTCTTCGACAACGCCAAGTACCTCGCCATCGTGCTCGTCGCGATGGGGCACGCGTGGGAGCCGCTGACCGACCACAGCCGCGCCGCCGAGGCGCTGTACATGTTCGTGTACACCTTCCACATGCCGGCGTTCATCATCATCTCCGGCTACTTCTCGCGCAGTTTCGACATGCGCCCCGACCGGCTGCGGCGGCTGATCACCGGTATCGCCGTGCCGTATGTGCTGTTCGAGATCGCGTACTCCTTCTTCAAGCGGTGGGGCGACGACGATCCCTCGCATCCCATCAGCCTGCTCGACCCCTGGTACCTCACCTGGTTCCTGATCGCGCTGTTCGTGTGGCGGCTGACGACCCCGCTGTGGAAGGTGGTGCGCTGGCCGATCCCGGTGGCGCTCGCCATCGCGGCGCTCGCCTCCGTCTCGCCCGACATCGGTGACGACCTGGATCTGCAACGTGTCCTGCAGTTCCTGCCGTTCTTCGTCGTCGGTCTCTTCATGAAGCCCGCGCACTTCCAGTTCATGCGGCGCCGTGAGGTGCGGATCCTGTCCGTCCCGGTCGCGGCGGGCGCGCTGGCGCTGGCGTACTGGCTGGGTCCGGACATGAACTCGGCGTGGTTCTACCACCGGGACAGCGCCCAGGAGCTGGGTGCGCCGTGGTGGGCCGGGATCGTGATGACCTTCGCCCTGTTCGGCTGCTCCATGGTGCTCACCACCTGCTTCTTCGCCTGGGTGCCGCGGCGGAAGATGTGGTTCACCGTGCTGGGCGCGGGCACGCTGTACGGCTACCTGCTGCACGGGTTCCTGGCCAAGGGCTCGCGGTTCTGGGACTGGTACGACGCGAACGCGTGGGTGTACCAGCCGGTCGGCGCGCTGTTCGTGACGTTCCTCGCGGCGGCGGTGATCACGCTGCTGTGCACGCCTCCGGTGCAGCGGATGTTCCGGTTCGCGATGGAGCCGAGGATGGAGTGGGCGTTCAAGCGGGACGCGGCCGAACTGGCCCGTGAGCGCGGGAAAGTCGGCGCCAAGGCCTAG
- a CDS encoding ribose-5-phosphate isomerase has protein sequence MRVYLGSDHAGYELKNHLVEWLKAAGHEPVDCGPHIYDAQDDYPPFCLRAAERTAADPGSLGVVIGGSGNGEQIAANKVAGVRAALAWSAETAALGREHNNANVVAVGARMHSEEDATKFVETFLNTPFSGDERHIRRIDMLASYETTGDLPPIPAHHPQP, from the coding sequence ATGCGCGTCTACCTCGGCTCGGATCACGCCGGATACGAACTCAAGAACCACCTCGTGGAGTGGCTGAAGGCCGCCGGCCACGAGCCCGTCGACTGCGGGCCCCACATCTACGACGCCCAGGACGACTACCCGCCGTTCTGCCTCCGCGCGGCGGAGCGTACGGCCGCGGACCCCGGGTCCCTCGGCGTCGTCATCGGCGGCTCCGGCAACGGCGAGCAGATCGCCGCGAACAAGGTCGCCGGCGTCCGCGCCGCCCTCGCCTGGAGCGCCGAGACGGCCGCGCTGGGCCGCGAGCACAACAACGCGAACGTCGTCGCCGTCGGCGCCCGGATGCACTCCGAGGAGGACGCGACCAAGTTCGTCGAGACCTTCCTCAACACCCCGTTCTCCGGCGACGAGCGCCACATCCGCCGCATCGACATGCTGGCGTCCTACGAGACGACGGGCGACCTGCCCCCGATCCCGGCCCACCACCCCCAGCCGTAG
- a CDS encoding Fpg/Nei family DNA glycosylase: MPEGHTIHRLAEDIRTRFGGRTEGEGEGDDGRGIHVTSPQGKFADAAALLTGTPLHTAEAHGKHLFLHFGDPDAEERVHIHLGLFGKVTFGPAPAPPPTDTVRLRLRGATSYMDLRGPTTCALITDAEKQAVHARLGPDPLRPDDDPARAYARVSRSRTTIAALLLDQKVIAGVGNVYRAEVLFRHGIDPYRAGRDITPAEWDAIWTDLVALMREGVRHNRIDTVRPEHLPEAMGRPPRVDDHGGEVYVYRRAALPCHSCGDEIRTADLAARNLFWCPTCQQR, encoded by the coding sequence GTGCCGGAGGGGCACACCATCCACCGCCTCGCCGAAGACATCCGCACCCGCTTCGGCGGCCGGACCGAAGGCGAAGGCGAAGGCGACGACGGCCGGGGCATCCACGTCACCAGCCCCCAGGGCAAGTTCGCCGACGCCGCCGCCCTCCTCACCGGCACCCCCCTCCACACCGCCGAGGCCCACGGCAAGCACCTGTTCCTGCACTTCGGCGACCCGGACGCCGAGGAACGGGTCCACATCCACCTCGGCCTCTTCGGCAAGGTCACCTTCGGCCCGGCCCCCGCGCCCCCGCCCACGGACACCGTCCGCCTGCGGCTGCGCGGCGCCACCTCGTACATGGACCTCCGCGGCCCCACCACCTGCGCCCTGATCACGGACGCCGAGAAGCAGGCCGTGCACGCCCGCCTCGGCCCGGACCCGCTGCGCCCCGACGACGACCCGGCCCGCGCGTACGCACGCGTCAGCCGCAGCCGTACGACGATCGCCGCACTCCTCCTGGACCAGAAGGTGATCGCGGGCGTCGGCAACGTCTACCGCGCGGAGGTCCTCTTCCGGCACGGCATCGACCCGTACCGCGCGGGCAGGGACATCACCCCGGCGGAGTGGGACGCGATCTGGACCGACCTCGTCGCCCTGATGCGCGAGGGAGTCCGCCACAACCGCATCGACACCGTCCGCCCGGAACACCTCCCGGAGGCCATGGGCCGCCCGCCCCGCGTCGACGACCACGGCGGCGAGGTGTACGTGTACCGCAGGGCCGCCCTGCCCTGCCACAGCTGCGGCGACGAGATCCGCACCGCCGACCTCGCCGCCCGCAACCTCTTCTGGTGCCCCACCTGCCAGCAGAGGTGA